In Cryptomeria japonica chromosome 10, Sugi_1.0, whole genome shotgun sequence, a genomic segment contains:
- the LOC131858961 gene encoding TPD1 protein homolog 1-like, which yields MAMYYLTSASAFFVLCIFFNGVSALTTMKDSHSAGMSNLTNVIMNSNYKNSRLLRMGFGEKMEQACSKEDIVVNQSPESPMPNGVPSYTVEIQNVCTTGCSIAQIQLTCGWFSSAVEIDPKVFKRLSYNDCLVNNGNPIKAGGSISFVYAQTSKYPMAVSSVKCVP from the exons ATGGCCATGTATTACTTGACCAGTGCCTCCGCCTTCTTTGTGCTCTGCATATTCTTCAACGGTGTCTCAG CCTTGACAACAATGAAAGATTCACATTCTGCGGGAATGTCCAATCTGACGAATGTCATTATGAATTCAAACTATAAAAACTCTAGGCTGCTGCGTATGG GATTCGGGGAGAAAATGGAGCAAGCTTGCTCAAAAGAAGACATAGTAGTGAATCAGAGCCCCGAATCCCCCATGCCAAACGGAGTTCCATCATACACCGTAGAAATTCAGAATGTGTGCACCACAGGCTGCTCAATTGCACAAATCCAGCTTACCTGTGGATGGTTCAGCTCTGCAGTAGAGATAGATCCAAAAGTATTCAAGCGTTTGAGCTACAACGACTGTCTTGTCAACAATGGGAATCCAATAAAGGCCGGAGGCTCCATATCTTTCGTATATGCACAAACTTCTAAATATCCCATGGCAGTCTCTTCCGTGAAATGTGTCCCATGA